Proteins encoded together in one Vitis vinifera cultivar Pinot Noir 40024 chromosome 4, ASM3070453v1 window:
- the LOC100241065 gene encoding cholesterol 22-monohydroxylase CYP90B51 translates to MSDLEFFLLLLASISVPLVILNLIKRKQSGLNLPPGNTGWPFLGETIGYLKPYSATSIGDFMEQHISRFGEIYKSNLFGEPTIVSADSGLNRFILQNEGKLFECSYPRSIGGILGKWSMLVLVGDMHRDMRTISLNFLSHGRLRTHLLPEVVKHTLLVLSSWKENCTFSAQDEAKKFTFNLMAKHIMSLDPGKPETEQLKKEYVTFMKGVVSAPLNFPGTAYRKALQSRSTILKFIELKMEERIQKLRGGGFENMEDDDLLGWVLKHSNLSTEQILDLVLSLLFAGHETSSVAIALAIYFLEGCPNAVQQLREEHLEISRAKKQSGELELSWEDYKKMEFTQCVISETLRLGNVVRFLHRKALKDVRYKGYDIPCGWKVLPVIAAVHLDPSLFDQPQHFNPWRWQNNGNRGNSTSWSTATNQNFMPFGGGPRLCAGSELAKLEMAVFIHHLVLNYNWELVDKDQAFAFPFVDFPKGLPIKVRHHNFT, encoded by the exons ATGTCTGACTTGGAGTTTTTTCTCCTCCTCCTTGCGTCAATCTCAGTTCCCCTTGTGATTCTCAATCTGATCAAAAGAAAGCAAAGCGGACTTAATCTACCTCCGGGAAACACGGGTTGGCCTTTTCTGGGTGAAACCATCGGCTATTTAAAGCCGTACTCGGCCACTTCAATAGGAGACTTCATGGAGCAACACATATCAAG GTTCGGAGAAATCTACAAGTCCAATCTGTTTGGCGAGCCAACCATAGTCTCAGCGGATTCTGGGCTGAACAGATTCATACTACAGAACGAAGGAAAATTGTTTGAATGCAGCTATCCCAGAAGCATAGGTGGAATTCTTGGGAAATGGTCCATGCTGGTTTTAGTTGGAGACATGCATAGAGACATGAGAACCATCTCCCTCAACTTCTTGAGCCATGGCAGGCTTAGGACTCATCTCCTACCAGAGGTGGTGAAGCACACTTTGCTTGTTCTAAGCTCTTGGAAGGAGAATTGTACATTTTCTGCTCAAGATGAAGCTAAGAAG TTTACCTTCAATCTGATGGCAAAACATATCATGAGCTTGGATCCCGGAAAGCCGGAGACTGAGCAGCTTAAGAAAGAGTATGTTACTTTCATGAAAGGAGTGGTATCTGCTCCTTTGAATTTCCCTGGAACTGCATACAGAAAAGCCCTACAG TCTCGGTCCACCATCTTAAAATTTATCGAGCTGAAGATGGAAGAGAGGATTCAGAAACTGAGGGGAGGAGGGTTTGAGAATATGGAGGATGACGATCTTCTTGGATGGGTGCTGAAGCATTCCAACCTTTCAACTGAGCAAATCCTGGACTTGGTACTGAGCTTGCTCTTTGCTGGCCATGAAACTTCATCAGTAGCAATAGCTTTAGCTATCTACTTCTTGGAAGGCTGTCCCAACGCCGTTCAACAGCTAAGA GAAGAACACCTTGAAATTTCCAGGGCCAAGAAGCAATCAGGAGAGTTGGAATTGAGTTGGGAAGActacaaaaaaatggaattcACTCAATGT GTTATTAGTGAGACACTGAGGCTTGGAAATGTGGTTAGGTTTCTACACAGAAAGGCCCTGAAAGATGTCCGGTACAAAG GGTATGACATTCCATGTGGGTGGAAAGTGCTTCCGGTGATTGCAGCAGTGCACTTGGATCCTTCCCTTTTCGACCAACCTCAACACTTCAATCCTTGGAGATGGCAG AATAATGGTAACCGAGGAAATTCGACTAGCTGGAGCACAGCCACGAATCAAAACTTCATGCCATTTGGGGGAGGACCACGGCTATGTGCGGGCTCTGAATTGGCCAAACTGGAAATGGCGGTGTTCATCCACCATTTGGTTCTCAACTACAACTGGGAGTTGGTTGATAAGGATCAGGCTTTTGCCTTCCCATTCGTCGATTTTCCGAAGGGCCTACCCATCAAGGTCCGACACCACAATTTCACGTGA